In Methanobacterium bryantii, the following proteins share a genomic window:
- a CDS encoding ABC transporter permease — protein sequence MSIYKLSFKNFKRRKLRSALTMLGVIIGVIALVVLMGISTGMTSYMKSQTETVMGDVTIVNSSGGSGFMGSTGTNSYLNSKAVSKIKNMPQLYNFKEQTQFNSQLGNMPIVVVGTDQWDQVKMNGTPGVVISKSIVDALGYKIGSNITIENKKLTVTGISNESGYGAGIVVLSMDKALQMNDGKMSIITANTKGDPDTVKKEIESTVNGTSAITKSDYSKQIDTMMNGITMFVGAIASIALLVGVISIINIMLVNVSERTREIGVLKAIGFKNREILGSILAEAGFLGFTASVVGIIIAAILMEIVIVVFAPQFNMDNISLSQMLPLWLVAGVIAGATVLSILAGLYPAWHASRLNVVEALRYE from the coding sequence ATGAGCATCTACAAATTATCATTTAAAAATTTTAAAAGAAGAAAGCTCAGAAGCGCTTTGACAATGTTAGGCGTAATAATAGGCGTAATTGCTCTGGTGGTTCTTATGGGTATCAGTACAGGAATGACATCCTACATGAAATCACAGACCGAAACTGTAATGGGAGATGTTACAATAGTAAACAGCTCTGGTGGATCCGGATTTATGGGATCTACAGGCACTAATTCATATTTAAATTCAAAAGCAGTTTCTAAGATAAAAAATATGCCTCAATTATACAATTTTAAAGAACAAACCCAATTTAACAGCCAATTAGGTAATATGCCAATAGTAGTAGTTGGAACAGATCAATGGGATCAAGTAAAAATGAACGGGACTCCAGGTGTTGTTATCAGTAAGTCAATCGTAGATGCTTTAGGTTATAAAATTGGAAGCAACATAACCATTGAAAATAAGAAGCTGACAGTGACAGGAATAAGCAACGAAAGCGGGTATGGAGCAGGAATTGTTGTTTTAAGTATGGATAAAGCCCTCCAAATGAACGATGGCAAGATGTCAATTATTACAGCAAACACCAAAGGCGACCCAGATACTGTAAAAAAAGAAATAGAAAGTACAGTAAATGGTACAAGCGCAATAACCAAATCTGATTACAGCAAACAGATTGATACCATGATGAACGGAATAACCATGTTCGTGGGTGCAATTGCAAGTATCGCTTTACTAGTGGGAGTTATAAGCATTATAAACATTATGCTGGTTAACGTTTCTGAAAGAACAAGAGAAATTGGAGTGTTAAAAGCAATAGGATTTAAAAACAGAGAAATATTAGGCAGCATACTTGCAGAAGCTGGATTTTTAGGATTTACAGCATCTGTAGTTGGAATAATTATAGCGGCAATCTTAATGGAAATTGTAATCGTTGTATTTGCTCCCCAATTCAATATGGACAATATCAGCCTATCACAAATGTTACCATTATGGCTGGTGGCAGGAGTAATTGCAGGTGCTACTGTTTTAAGTATTTTAGCAGGTTTATATCCTGCATGGCACGCTTCAAGATTAAACGTAGTGGAGGCTCTGAGATATGAATAA
- a CDS encoding DMT family transporter, producing the protein MNRSWGYLSALMVALLFGVWFSLDKILLGYLHPFALAALTYLIASVFLFFVYISPLKNRILNTINKKSRVENSISKKEYLILFLTAIFGSVIAPALYLSGLSRITAVNAALLTNVEILFIIVIGIFFLKEKVHKKDILGFALLLIGAIFLSTNGLRDLSFNQSLFGSLLVISASFFWSLDTSLSKFLSHKRDIIFITALKSGIGGSILLVLSLILGLNFTLPLFRLPLLLFIGIVAVSFSLVLIYYSLRTIGSTRTGSIFALSSLFGAITAYFALGEPLTVLRILFGILMLMGVLILYKEEK; encoded by the coding sequence ATGAATCGTTCATGGGGATATTTAAGCGCATTAATGGTGGCCCTTCTTTTTGGGGTATGGTTTTCACTGGACAAGATACTGCTTGGATATCTTCACCCTTTCGCCCTTGCAGCACTTACATATTTAATAGCAAGTGTATTCCTGTTTTTTGTTTATATTTCTCCCCTTAAAAATAGAATATTGAACACCATAAACAAGAAAAGCAGGGTGGAAAACTCCATATCTAAAAAGGAATATTTGATTCTATTTCTAACTGCAATTTTTGGCTCAGTTATAGCTCCAGCGTTATATTTGAGCGGTCTAAGTAGAATAACTGCGGTAAATGCTGCTCTTTTAACAAATGTAGAGATACTATTTATTATCGTTATTGGAATTTTTTTCCTCAAAGAAAAAGTTCATAAAAAAGATATTTTGGGCTTTGCCCTTTTGTTAATAGGGGCCATTTTTTTGAGCACAAATGGCCTGAGGGATCTTTCCTTTAATCAGAGCCTATTTGGAAGTCTCCTGGTAATTTCAGCATCATTTTTCTGGAGCCTTGATACAAGTTTAAGCAAATTTTTAAGCCATAAACGTGATATAATATTTATAACTGCTTTAAAATCTGGAATTGGGGGTTCTATTTTATTAGTTTTATCATTAATTTTAGGGCTGAACTTTACCTTACCTTTATTCAGGTTACCTCTCTTACTTTTTATTGGAATTGTTGCTGTGAGCTTTTCGCTTGTGTTGATCTATTATTCACTCAGGACTATAGGTTCAACAAGAACTGGATCTATATTTGCTCTTAGTTCGCTTTTTGGAGCTATAACTGCTTATTTTGCACTTGGTGAGCCTTTAACTGTTTTAAGAATATTGTTTGGAATTTTAATGTTAATGGGTGTTTTGATTTTGTATAAAGAGGAAAAATAA
- a CDS encoding 4Fe-4S binding protein: protein MDRQNKRKGILLIALLIFPLFKPFLSPVTVMMGTLHGVIVGGLVIYISLFLSSLFVGRAFCGWLCPAGGIQEYCSVVVNKTPKSTKFKKLKYIFWIGLVSAIAVAVFKSGGLNQIDLLYQSKLNIPELQEYIIYYAGVGIITVLAFTVGKRAGCLYICWLAPFMVVGTKIKELAKYPSLHIKTDPQKCIKCNICNDKCPMSINIAGRVKNKFIFDSECIMCGECVDACPEKVMGYNFGSIKKE, encoded by the coding sequence ATGGATCGCCAGAATAAAAGAAAAGGAATACTTTTGATAGCTCTCCTTATTTTTCCATTATTTAAACCATTTCTATCTCCAGTGACTGTAATGATGGGAACGCTTCATGGAGTTATAGTTGGAGGACTGGTTATTTACATATCCCTATTTTTATCATCTCTTTTTGTAGGTAGGGCATTCTGCGGATGGCTGTGTCCGGCAGGAGGGATTCAGGAGTACTGTTCTGTCGTTGTTAATAAGACTCCAAAGTCGACAAAATTCAAAAAACTTAAATATATTTTTTGGATTGGATTAGTATCAGCGATAGCTGTTGCAGTATTTAAATCTGGAGGATTAAATCAGATAGACTTGCTATATCAGAGTAAACTTAACATTCCTGAGCTGCAGGAGTATATCATATATTATGCAGGGGTTGGGATAATAACAGTCCTTGCTTTTACAGTTGGTAAACGTGCTGGATGCCTTTATATTTGCTGGTTAGCTCCATTTATGGTAGTTGGGACAAAAATAAAAGAATTGGCTAAATATCCTTCTTTACATATAAAAACTGATCCTCAAAAATGTATAAAATGTAATATATGTAATGATAAATGCCCGATGAGCATCAATATAGCAGGAAGAGTAAAAAATAAGTTTATATTTGATTCAGAATGCATCATGTGTGGAGAATGTGTGGATGCATGTCCTGAAAAAGTTATGGGCTATAATTTTGGTTCAATTAAAAAGGAATGA
- a CDS encoding ABC transporter ATP-binding protein, producing the protein MNNKVLEFNDVWKTYKMGTENIQALRGINLTVNKGSFIAIMGPSGSGKSTLLHLAGILDTPSKGTVLLNGKNIKEYKGNEQAELRRKNIGFIFQRYNLMPQLTALENVMLPMISQDSGKAKKLLDKVGLSDKYDRYQTQLSGGEQQRVAIARALANDPSILLADEPTGELDTVNTRKIMGLLKDLNQEKGLTIIIVTHNPLAAEFVEEVIKMQDGDILDLGW; encoded by the coding sequence ATGAATAACAAAGTGCTGGAATTTAATGACGTGTGGAAAACATACAAAATGGGAACCGAAAATATACAGGCACTCCGCGGTATAAACCTAACAGTAAATAAAGGTTCATTTATCGCCATAATGGGGCCTTCTGGATCCGGAAAATCAACACTGCTCCACCTGGCAGGAATACTCGATACACCCAGTAAAGGAACTGTTTTACTAAATGGAAAAAATATTAAAGAGTATAAAGGGAATGAACAGGCCGAACTTAGAAGAAAAAATATTGGGTTCATATTTCAGCGTTATAACTTAATGCCACAGCTTACAGCGTTAGAAAATGTTATGCTGCCCATGATCTCACAGGACTCAGGAAAAGCAAAAAAACTCCTTGACAAAGTAGGATTATCAGACAAGTACGACCGTTATCAGACGCAGCTTTCAGGCGGAGAACAGCAGAGGGTGGCAATTGCCAGAGCTTTAGCCAATGATCCATCTATCTTACTTGCCGATGAGCCTACAGGAGAACTCGACACAGTAAATACACGGAAAATAATGGGATTACTAAAAGATCTAAATCAAGAAAAGGGATTAACTATTATAATAGTAACCCACAATCCTCTCGCTGCAGAATTCGTAGAGGAAGTGATTAAAATGCAGGATGGAGACATTCTGGATTTAGGATGGTAA
- a CDS encoding TetR/AcrR family transcriptional regulator, whose protein sequence is MKAFDKSEKEYLNKMFMEKGKELFSVYGIKKTSIEDLTKSVGIAKGSFYTFFSSKEELYFKIMSEEIKNLAKENITTLDREKPVKEIIKSFLINAVGEIHSNPILNKLLVPGEFELVRRKMATVNLGDNTNFLGPMIAFLSKLQKEGLIIEIDPSLLANVIRGLLLLSTHKREIGKEYFDEVIQFYVDMIALKLTDVK, encoded by the coding sequence ATGAAAGCCTTCGATAAAAGTGAAAAAGAATATCTAAACAAAATGTTCATGGAGAAAGGTAAGGAATTATTTTCAGTGTATGGAATTAAAAAAACCAGTATTGAAGACCTTACAAAATCAGTAGGCATTGCTAAGGGGAGTTTTTACACGTTTTTTAGTTCTAAAGAAGAATTATATTTCAAGATAATGTCTGAAGAAATTAAAAATCTAGCAAAAGAAAATATTACAACACTTGATAGAGAAAAACCGGTTAAAGAAATAATTAAAAGCTTTTTAATTAATGCAGTTGGGGAAATTCACTCAAACCCTATTTTAAATAAACTATTAGTCCCTGGAGAATTTGAACTGGTAAGGCGTAAAATGGCAACTGTAAATTTGGGGGATAACACTAATTTTTTAGGGCCTATGATTGCGTTCTTATCCAAACTACAAAAAGAAGGCCTGATCATTGAAATTGATCCATCACTCCTGGCGAATGTAATACGTGGTTTGCTGCTTCTTTCAACCCACAAAAGAGAGATTGGAAAAGAGTATTTTGATGAAGTAATCCAGTTTTATGTGGATATGATCGCTCTAAAACTAACAGATGTGAAATAA